Within Spinacia oleracea cultivar Varoflay chromosome 4, BTI_SOV_V1, whole genome shotgun sequence, the genomic segment ACTAAGTGGAAATTCATGTTTAGCATCAATTTTATGAATGTAGGTGGACCTGGTAGGGTGATATTATGATGCAGGAGACAATGTAAAGTACGGGCTACCGATGGCGTTCAAGGTGACAACCCTGGCATGGGGAGCTATCTTCTATGAGTCTCAGTTGCAGGCTGCAGGGGAACATAAACCTGGTACTGAGATTGCTGCTGCTTCTATTGTCTTCCGCAAAACTGATAAAAAATATGCTCGCCAACTCCTCAACAAGGTtaaattaatgtttttgtttCACATCGCATGCCCCATTCTCGTGTCCATATAGTCCCTTGTGTGCTTAACATGATGT encodes:
- the LOC110802525 gene encoding uncharacterized protein isoform X2; the encoded protein is MAFKVTTLAWGAIFYESQLQAAGEHKPGTEIAAASIVFRKTDKKYARQLLNKGGVISEQLALKGYISIWHERRKITLNMLEKCMKLAIIDDLTLTLFIL
- the LOC110802525 gene encoding uncharacterized protein isoform X1; its protein translation is MAFKVTTLAWGAIFYESQLQAAGEHKPGTEIAAASIVFRKTDKKYARQLLNKQGGVISEQLALKGYISIWHERRKITLNMLEKCMKLAIIDDLTLTLFIL